One Sphingobacteruim zhuxiongii DNA window includes the following coding sequences:
- a CDS encoding MIP family channel protein yields the protein METKISSKFIAELIGTFGLVLFGCGAAAVAGGDTLAQTSGLGLLGISLAFGFSVVVFAYAIGGISGCHINPAVTIGVLIAGRISVKDAVVYIVAQLIGAVIAAFVLKTILSGQLAGFTSGEWAFGSNGWGKGYQNEYNVTSAFITETVMTAVFLFVILATTSKVGNGTMAGLAIGFTLVLIHLVAIPITGTSVNPARSFGPALFAGGQALSQLWLFFAAPILGAIIGAILWKVTYSESSAA from the coding sequence ATGGAAACAAAAATCTCTTCAAAATTCATTGCTGAACTGATTGGGACTTTCGGTTTAGTCTTATTCGGATGTGGTGCTGCGGCAGTTGCTGGTGGCGATACGCTAGCCCAAACATCTGGATTAGGTTTGTTAGGTATATCGCTCGCCTTCGGATTCTCCGTGGTTGTGTTTGCCTATGCTATTGGCGGAATATCTGGCTGTCATATTAATCCTGCGGTCACTATTGGTGTGCTAATCGCCGGACGTATTTCAGTAAAGGATGCGGTAGTCTATATCGTTGCGCAATTGATTGGTGCCGTTATAGCTGCTTTTGTTTTAAAGACCATACTTAGTGGGCAGCTTGCGGGTTTTACGTCTGGGGAATGGGCTTTCGGCTCGAACGGTTGGGGTAAAGGTTATCAGAATGAATACAATGTTACTTCGGCATTTATTACCGAGACTGTAATGACTGCGGTTTTCTTATTTGTGATTCTTGCAACGACTTCTAAAGTAGGAAATGGGACGATGGCAGGCCTTGCTATCGGTTTTACGCTTGTGTTAATTCATCTTGTGGCAATTCCTATTACCGGGACTTCTGTAAATCCTGCGCGTAGTTTTGGACCAGCGCTTTTTGCGGGAGGACAGGCCTTATCTCAATTATGGTTGTTCTTTGCTGCACCTATCTTAGGCGCGATTATCGGAGCCATATTATGGAAAGTAACGTATAGTGAGTCTTCAGCTGCATAG
- a CDS encoding C40 family peptidase has protein sequence MRLTFAVLFFLIGTLLLTSCGARKKSANGPLVAGSRPNKNAPISDASDSRGMEFSKDKLANYATLLGVKERELDNKSLYYVIDEWMGTPHRMGGLDKRGVDCSGFVGMLYRKAYGKDLPRTSRDMADVINRKYDKQLKEGDLVFFSFGGRNIDHVGIYLHNDKFVHVSTRKGVIISNLKDAWYAKYFTRCGTPKI, from the coding sequence ATGAGACTGACCTTTGCTGTACTTTTTTTTCTAATTGGAACCTTGTTGTTAACATCATGTGGCGCTCGTAAAAAATCTGCTAATGGTCCATTGGTTGCTGGAAGCCGCCCGAATAAGAATGCGCCAATAAGTGATGCAAGTGATTCTCGAGGTATGGAGTTTTCGAAGGATAAGCTAGCGAACTATGCCACACTGCTGGGCGTGAAAGAGCGAGAACTGGATAATAAAAGTTTGTATTATGTGATTGATGAGTGGATGGGTACACCGCACCGAATGGGAGGGCTTGATAAACGAGGCGTCGATTGTTCTGGATTTGTCGGTATGTTGTATCGTAAGGCTTATGGTAAAGATTTACCAAGAACATCGCGAGACATGGCTGATGTAATCAATCGTAAATACGATAAGCAGCTAAAAGAAGGAGATTTGGTGTTCTTTTCGTTTGGTGGTCGAAATATAGATCATGTTGGAATTTATTTGCACAACGATAAGTTTGTCCACGTTTCCACGCGCAAAGGCGTTATTATTTCTAATCTCAAAGATGCTTGGTACGCTAAGTATTTTACGCGTTGTGGTACTCCAAAAATCTAA
- a CDS encoding EamA family transporter: MNKSKGAIAVFLGAASFGILSTFVKKAYEQGYSLGEVTGIQAFLGALFLWIIWIFASRSKSQQKYPSISPKWKIILSGISTGTVSILYYKSVQLVPASLAIVLLMQYIWIGQLIEFIFFKVKPSIGQIIGIVGILGGTILATGLLEEPLSSFSVPGIIFGLLAATAYSIFMIVNGRVGTDYPPIQKSALMITGAFILIAITLQPFTLLNSEVFLGILPYGLLLAFFGTVIPPLLFAYGLPSVGYSLGAVLSAVELPVAVCMSYLILHEPVSWLKWLGVAFILLIIVWKNIIKQKTTN, from the coding sequence ATGAATAAGTCAAAGGGAGCAATTGCAGTATTCTTAGGCGCTGCAAGCTTTGGAATCCTCTCTACATTTGTAAAAAAAGCCTATGAACAAGGTTATTCGCTAGGCGAAGTAACAGGAATCCAAGCCTTTCTAGGAGCCCTCTTTTTATGGATCATATGGATTTTCGCATCCCGATCTAAATCTCAACAAAAATATCCTTCTATATCCCCGAAGTGGAAAATTATCCTTTCTGGAATCAGTACAGGAACAGTTAGCATACTCTATTACAAATCCGTACAATTAGTGCCGGCTTCTCTTGCTATCGTCCTACTCATGCAGTATATCTGGATTGGTCAGTTGATAGAATTCATCTTTTTTAAGGTGAAGCCTTCTATTGGACAGATTATCGGCATTGTTGGAATATTAGGAGGAACCATACTTGCAACTGGACTCCTAGAAGAACCATTATCCTCCTTTTCTGTACCTGGGATTATTTTCGGACTATTAGCTGCGACAGCGTATTCAATTTTCATGATTGTGAACGGTCGTGTGGGAACAGATTACCCTCCAATTCAAAAAAGTGCACTCATGATTACGGGTGCTTTTATCTTAATAGCAATCACTTTACAACCTTTCACCTTGCTTAACAGTGAGGTATTCCTTGGAATCCTCCCTTACGGCCTATTACTCGCGTTCTTCGGCACCGTTATACCTCCCCTATTATTTGCTTATGGCTTACCAAGCGTTGGTTATTCACTCGGAGCTGTATTAAGCGCTGTTGAACTCCCTGTAGCCGTTTGTATGTCCTACCTGATCCTTCATGAGCCGGTATCTTGGCTAAAATGGTTGGGTGTCGCATTTATTCTGCTTATCATCGTCTGGAAGAATATCATCAAACAAAAAACAACGAATTAG
- a CDS encoding inorganic phosphate transporter → MENYLYLVLITLAVLAIIDLMVGVSNDAVNFLNSAIGSKAIPFKTIMIIASLGILFGSIFSSGMMEIARSGIYVPSKFTFDDVMAIFLAVMITDIILLDIFNYFGLPTSTTVSIVFELLGAAISLAIFKIVMTDGSWASLPDYINTEKASEIVYSILLSVVISFSIGMLVQYISRVLFTFQFEKKLKTVGVFFGGIAMAAITYFILIKGLKEVTFLGDDIKLWIKNNELLLLAGSFIVCTIISFIITRLEINILKVIIGIGTFALALSFAGNDLVNFIGVPVAAIQSIEIFQNSPGANPDTFTMDALANSNIVAPLWILLCAGIVMVITLWTSKKAKTVIETEMSLSNQSDGNEKFEPNFLSRTIVRGFIRVGSVLSYVMPKTLQSNLDKKFENPMIAVAQKKAKSKDEPMFDMIRASVNLMVASSLIALGTSMKLPLSTTYVTFMVAMGSAFADRAWGRESAVYRVSGVFHVIGGWFVTAGCAFAGAFVFAYFLKVGGIVTLVIALVVLALLLYRNAKSHDRKIKAKALQELNLEKSDIISLQQVMETSANQISETFSKANIFYKDAIDSLIKEDLESLSHNKKLVKRLMNDLNSTNNSMYNFIRSLDDTSVKGSRYYIISLGYLQDMIENLAVINSNALDHVDNNHKPLRISQAKDLKYVVEQLGAWFSKINMAYKRQDFSKMDSLIEEREGIQEYINLLLDKQIDRIRTSESSPKNSRLYFSILLETNELLSSTYKLLRLHKEFASFRRRNQQ, encoded by the coding sequence ATGGAAAACTACCTATACCTTGTTCTTATCACGCTTGCTGTTCTAGCAATTATAGACCTAATGGTCGGCGTAAGTAATGACGCAGTAAATTTCCTAAACTCCGCTATTGGCTCAAAAGCAATCCCTTTTAAAACGATAATGATAATCGCTAGTCTAGGAATTCTATTTGGATCCATATTTTCGAGCGGAATGATGGAAATAGCACGAAGTGGCATTTATGTCCCGAGTAAGTTTACATTCGATGATGTCATGGCCATATTCCTAGCCGTCATGATTACCGATATCATTTTGCTAGATATCTTTAATTATTTTGGTTTACCTACTTCAACGACCGTATCCATTGTTTTTGAACTGCTTGGTGCGGCGATTAGTCTTGCAATTTTTAAAATTGTAATGACTGACGGTTCATGGGCGAGCCTTCCCGATTACATCAATACGGAGAAAGCATCAGAAATTGTTTACAGTATATTATTATCCGTCGTCATTTCATTTTCCATCGGGATGTTAGTGCAATACATCTCTCGCGTGTTATTTACTTTCCAATTTGAGAAAAAACTAAAGACCGTAGGTGTATTTTTTGGCGGAATAGCGATGGCAGCCATAACGTATTTCATCTTGATCAAAGGCTTAAAAGAAGTGACTTTTCTAGGCGACGATATTAAGCTTTGGATTAAAAATAACGAATTGCTATTGCTCGCGGGAAGTTTTATCGTCTGTACGATAATCAGTTTTATCATCACCCGCTTAGAGATTAATATATTAAAAGTAATTATTGGAATTGGAACATTTGCATTAGCACTTTCCTTTGCAGGAAATGATTTAGTAAACTTTATTGGTGTTCCAGTAGCTGCTATTCAATCGATCGAAATATTTCAAAACAGCCCGGGTGCGAATCCAGATACCTTTACTATGGATGCCCTCGCTAATTCAAATATCGTTGCGCCATTATGGATACTGTTATGCGCAGGTATAGTTATGGTTATAACCCTCTGGACATCAAAAAAAGCAAAAACGGTTATTGAGACGGAAATGAGCCTTTCCAATCAAAGTGACGGTAATGAGAAGTTCGAGCCTAATTTCCTTTCAAGAACGATAGTAAGAGGATTTATTCGCGTAGGTTCTGTACTGAGCTATGTGATGCCCAAAACTTTACAATCGAATCTGGATAAAAAGTTTGAGAACCCAATGATTGCTGTCGCGCAGAAAAAAGCGAAGAGCAAAGATGAGCCGATGTTCGATATGATTCGTGCTTCTGTTAACTTAATGGTCGCGAGCAGCTTAATCGCATTAGGAACTTCAATGAAACTGCCATTATCGACTACCTACGTGACTTTCATGGTCGCTATGGGTTCAGCCTTCGCCGACCGTGCTTGGGGCCGGGAGAGCGCTGTATATCGTGTCTCAGGAGTGTTCCACGTTATTGGTGGTTGGTTCGTAACGGCCGGATGTGCATTTGCGGGTGCATTTGTCTTCGCATATTTTCTTAAAGTTGGTGGAATCGTCACTTTAGTAATTGCTTTAGTGGTCTTAGCGCTTCTCTTATATCGTAACGCAAAGAGTCATGACCGAAAGATAAAAGCCAAAGCGTTGCAGGAGCTTAATTTAGAGAAATCGGATATTATTTCTTTGCAACAAGTGATGGAAACGAGTGCAAACCAGATTTCCGAAACCTTTTCCAAAGCTAACATATTCTATAAAGATGCCATTGACTCATTGATTAAAGAAGATTTGGAATCCTTAAGTCATAACAAGAAGCTGGTGAAAAGATTAATGAATGACCTCAATTCAACGAATAACTCGATGTACAACTTTATTCGGAGTCTTGATGATACATCTGTTAAAGGCAGTCGTTATTATATTATTTCTCTAGGCTATCTGCAAGATATGATTGAAAACTTAGCTGTGATTAATTCAAATGCATTAGATCATGTTGACAACAATCACAAACCGTTGCGAATTAGCCAAGCCAAAGATTTAAAGTACGTTGTGGAACAATTGGGGGCATGGTTTTCCAAAATTAATATGGCCTACAAGCGTCAAGACTTCAGTAAAATGGATTCACTAATTGAAGAAAGAGAAGGCATACAAGAATATATCAACCTTCTACTAGACAAACAAATCGATAGAATTCGTACTTCAGAAAGTAGCCCAAAGAATAGCAGGCTGTATTTCTCAATTCTGTTGGAAACAAATGAATTGCTAAGCTCAACTTATAAACTTTTAAGATTACATAAGGAGTTTGCATCTTTCCGAAGAAGAAATCAGCAATAG
- the mtaB gene encoding tRNA (N(6)-L-threonylcarbamoyladenosine(37)-C(2))-methylthiotransferase MtaB: protein MGKKVAFYTLGCKLNFSETSSIGRVFKDAGYETTAFNSQADVYVINTCSVTDHADRKCRKVVKEALKYSPNAYITIVGCYAQLKPKEISEIPGVDMVLGAAEKFNILEHINDLTKNEKAVVHNAPIDETNQFVSAFSIGDRTRTFLKVQDGCDYSCTFCTIPLARGASRSGKIEDIVKQAEEIAASGVKEIVLTGVNIGDFGVRDGKRQDKFVDLVKALDEVQGIDRIRISSIEPNLLTNEIIEFVAQSKRFVPHFHMPLQSGNNAVLAKMRRRYKRELYSERVSKIKSLMPDCCIGVDVIVGFPGETREDFIDTYNYLNDMDISYLHVFTYSERENTIAAQMEGAVPGAQRSDRSKMLHILSEKKRRAFYESQLGKTDLVLFEGDEKDGYMHAFSRNYVKVRTAYDPLLVNEVVPVKFISLAENGDVDIEEIPEVLVH, encoded by the coding sequence ATGGGAAAAAAAGTTGCTTTCTACACATTGGGCTGTAAGCTGAATTTTTCAGAGACGTCTTCTATTGGTCGTGTTTTCAAAGATGCCGGCTATGAGACAACAGCGTTTAATAGTCAAGCGGATGTGTATGTTATTAATACATGTTCGGTAACCGATCATGCTGATCGAAAATGTAGAAAGGTTGTAAAAGAAGCATTAAAATACTCTCCGAACGCCTATATCACGATTGTTGGCTGTTATGCGCAACTCAAGCCAAAGGAGATCTCCGAAATTCCAGGTGTTGATATGGTACTTGGTGCGGCAGAAAAGTTCAATATCCTAGAGCATATCAATGATCTGACAAAGAATGAAAAAGCAGTTGTTCATAATGCGCCAATTGATGAAACTAATCAGTTTGTTTCTGCTTTCTCCATCGGAGATAGAACGAGGACTTTTTTAAAGGTTCAGGATGGCTGTGACTACTCTTGTACGTTCTGTACGATTCCTTTAGCGAGGGGGGCGAGTCGTTCTGGTAAGATTGAAGATATTGTTAAGCAAGCCGAGGAAATTGCTGCTTCAGGGGTGAAAGAAATTGTACTGACTGGGGTTAACATTGGTGATTTTGGAGTGCGTGATGGAAAACGTCAAGATAAATTTGTGGATCTGGTGAAAGCTTTAGATGAAGTTCAAGGTATTGACCGAATTCGTATCTCATCGATCGAACCTAATCTGTTGACAAATGAGATTATTGAATTTGTCGCGCAATCAAAGCGTTTTGTTCCTCATTTCCATATGCCATTGCAATCTGGTAATAATGCAGTATTAGCTAAAATGCGCCGTCGTTACAAACGCGAGCTTTATAGCGAGAGAGTCTCGAAGATAAAATCCTTGATGCCTGATTGTTGTATTGGTGTTGACGTCATTGTAGGTTTCCCAGGTGAAACTCGCGAAGATTTCATCGACACTTACAATTACCTGAACGACATGGATATTTCTTATTTGCATGTTTTTACGTATTCAGAACGGGAGAATACTATTGCAGCACAAATGGAAGGGGCAGTTCCAGGAGCTCAACGTAGCGATCGTAGTAAAATGTTGCATATACTTTCCGAGAAGAAACGTCGTGCATTTTATGAATCGCAATTAGGTAAAACTGATTTGGTGCTATTTGAAGGAGATGAAAAGGATGGATACATGCACGCATTTTCGAGAAATTATGTAAAAGTTCGTACAGCCTATGATCCATTACTTGTTAATGAGGTCGTGCCTGTCAAATTTATTAGTTTAGCTGAAAACGGTGATGTTGACATCGAAGAAATTCCGGAAGTATTAGTGCATTAA
- a CDS encoding thymidylate synthase produces the protein MRQYLDLLEHVYQHGVEKTDRTGTGTKSVFGYQMRFNLKDGFPLVTTKKLHLRSIIHELIWFLKGETNIQYLKENGVSIWDEWADADGNLGPVYGSQWRSWPKPDGGHIDQISQVIKQLKETPDSRRIIVSAWNVAEVENMALPPCHAFFQFYVAPAQPEKGIYKPQLSCQLYQRSADIFLGVPFNIASYALLTMMVAQVCDMEAAEFIHTLGDAHIYSNHFEQTELQLSRDPKPLPKLIINPDVQNIFDFKFSDFELVDYEFHPHIKAPVAV, from the coding sequence ATGAGACAGTATTTGGATTTATTAGAGCATGTTTATCAGCATGGTGTTGAAAAGACCGATAGGACTGGCACCGGCACGAAGAGTGTTTTCGGATATCAAATGCGTTTCAACTTGAAAGACGGCTTTCCACTCGTTACAACGAAAAAACTCCACCTTCGCTCGATCATTCATGAATTAATATGGTTTTTGAAAGGTGAAACCAACATCCAGTATTTGAAAGAAAATGGCGTCAGTATATGGGACGAATGGGCCGATGCCGACGGAAATTTGGGGCCAGTTTACGGATCACAATGGCGTTCTTGGCCAAAACCAGATGGCGGGCATATCGATCAAATCAGCCAGGTGATTAAACAATTGAAAGAAACCCCAGATTCACGTCGAATTATTGTGTCTGCATGGAACGTAGCGGAAGTGGAAAACATGGCTTTACCTCCATGTCATGCTTTCTTCCAGTTTTATGTAGCGCCTGCGCAACCGGAAAAAGGAATTTATAAGCCTCAACTTTCTTGTCAATTATATCAACGTAGTGCTGATATTTTCCTTGGTGTTCCATTCAATATTGCATCTTATGCCCTATTGACAATGATGGTCGCTCAAGTTTGCGATATGGAAGCCGCGGAATTTATCCATACTTTAGGAGACGCACACATCTATAGCAACCATTTCGAGCAAACCGAATTGCAACTTTCAAGAGATCCAAAACCTCTACCGAAATTGATAATAAATCCGGACGTGCAGAATATATTCGATTTCAAGTTTTCAGATTTCGAACTAGTAGATTACGAATTCCATCCACATATTAAAGCACCTGTTGCTGTATAA
- a CDS encoding dihydrofolate reductase — translation MSYPTLTLIVAASENNAIGKNNQMLWHLPNDFKYFKSQTMDHSIVMGRKTFESIGKPLPGRRNIVITRQATFEAEDVDVANSLQDVFSYCRDEQEVFIIGGAQIYQQALPLASKVLLTRVHATIEDADAYFPVLPSDDWELISSEPHSKDEKHQYDYTFEVYNRIKK, via the coding sequence ATGAGTTACCCTACTTTGACATTGATCGTAGCTGCTTCGGAGAATAACGCAATCGGCAAGAACAACCAGATGTTGTGGCACTTGCCAAATGACTTTAAATATTTTAAAAGTCAAACCATGGATCATTCGATCGTTATGGGAAGAAAGACTTTTGAATCTATTGGCAAACCGTTACCAGGACGACGAAATATAGTTATTACACGTCAAGCGACTTTTGAAGCTGAAGACGTTGATGTCGCAAACAGTCTTCAGGACGTCTTTTCTTATTGTAGAGATGAACAAGAAGTGTTCATTATTGGTGGTGCACAAATATATCAACAAGCACTACCGTTAGCTTCAAAAGTGCTGTTAACGAGAGTACATGCGACAATCGAAGATGCGGACGCATATTTTCCGGTACTACCCAGCGACGATTGGGAGTTAATTTCTTCAGAGCCACATAGCAAAGATGAAAAACACCAATACGATTACACTTTCGAAGTTTATAATAGAATTAAAAAATAA
- a CDS encoding M61 family metallopeptidase, producing the protein MNRSIDFQISFIEPQAHYVEVEMQIQGFANTYLDVKMPVWTPGSYLIREFAKNIEQVSAKTDNAEDLNIYKVSKNTWRIDNPSNNLKINYRIYSFEKSVRTNFIDDSHAFLSPAGTFLYVDGYLEHAVNVHIDLPKYWTKISTGLAEIEGRTNSFYAENYDILFDSPIEIGNQDTWTFDAAGIPHEFAMVGVGSYDKDQLSQDIKKIVEEETKLWGSNPNDRYVFISHNYQSGHGGLEHLNSTVLASGRNAYSNSIGYTNFLSLVAHEYFHLWHVKRLRPKALGPFNYEEENYTSLLWIFEGFTAYYDNLITRRCNFRDETDYLQALVSEFNMVLNKPGHLVQSVGLSSFDTWIKHYRPDENSQNSSISYYNKGAMLACMLDLSIISQTNGEKRLDQVLQAAYKQFYLIEGRGIEEAEFKKLAEDITGTNLSPVFDAVYNCEEIDYNAYFNLVGYQFIDQNETTQTASLGVKVTHHDGRTTIKNVDRNSTAWESGLNVDDEIVAVNGVRIDPQGRELDLIISNSHVGTELNVMIAREGLIREIQVVLKASDRVSYYIERNPNATVEQRALGDIWLSLN; encoded by the coding sequence ATGAACCGCAGTATCGATTTTCAAATCTCGTTTATCGAGCCACAGGCACATTACGTAGAGGTCGAAATGCAAATTCAAGGATTTGCGAATACCTATTTAGATGTGAAAATGCCTGTTTGGACTCCTGGATCCTATCTTATCCGTGAATTCGCTAAGAATATTGAACAAGTATCTGCGAAGACAGACAATGCGGAGGATTTGAATATCTACAAAGTATCAAAAAACACGTGGCGAATTGATAATCCAAGCAACAATTTAAAGATTAATTACCGCATCTATAGCTTCGAAAAATCTGTTCGCACAAACTTCATTGATGATTCGCATGCTTTCTTAAGCCCTGCTGGAACATTCTTGTATGTTGATGGATATTTAGAGCACGCTGTAAATGTACATATCGATCTGCCGAAATACTGGACGAAGATCTCTACAGGATTGGCGGAGATTGAAGGCCGTACCAATAGTTTTTATGCTGAAAACTATGATATCCTATTTGATTCTCCAATTGAAATTGGCAATCAAGATACGTGGACATTTGATGCCGCAGGTATTCCTCATGAGTTTGCAATGGTCGGTGTTGGAAGCTATGATAAAGATCAGCTTTCGCAAGACATAAAAAAAATTGTAGAAGAAGAGACGAAGTTATGGGGATCTAATCCAAATGACCGATATGTCTTCATTAGTCATAATTATCAGAGTGGGCATGGGGGCTTAGAACATTTAAATTCTACCGTTTTAGCATCAGGAAGAAACGCATACAGCAATTCAATCGGCTACACTAATTTCTTAAGCCTTGTGGCTCATGAATACTTCCACCTTTGGCATGTAAAAAGACTACGTCCAAAAGCTTTGGGGCCATTCAATTACGAGGAGGAGAATTACACAAGCTTATTATGGATATTCGAAGGCTTCACAGCGTATTATGATAATCTGATTACGCGCAGATGTAACTTCCGAGATGAAACCGACTATTTACAAGCATTAGTAAGTGAATTCAATATGGTATTGAACAAACCTGGGCACCTCGTTCAATCCGTTGGATTATCCAGCTTCGATACTTGGATTAAACATTACCGCCCGGACGAGAATTCACAAAATTCAAGTATCTCTTATTACAATAAAGGCGCTATGCTAGCTTGTATGTTAGACTTGAGTATAATTAGCCAAACCAATGGAGAAAAGCGCTTAGACCAAGTCCTACAGGCCGCATATAAGCAATTCTACCTAATTGAAGGTCGCGGAATTGAAGAAGCGGAATTTAAAAAGCTCGCGGAAGATATTACTGGTACTAATTTAAGCCCAGTCTTCGATGCTGTTTATAACTGTGAAGAAATTGATTACAATGCCTACTTCAATTTAGTGGGGTACCAATTTATCGATCAGAATGAAACGACACAAACGGCAAGTTTGGGAGTCAAAGTTACCCATCATGATGGTAGAACAACCATCAAAAACGTTGATAGAAATTCGACGGCTTGGGAATCCGGCCTAAACGTAGATGATGAGATAGTCGCGGTCAACGGGGTTCGAATTGATCCACAGGGGCGTGAATTAGATTTAATCATCAGTAATTCTCATGTTGGGACTGAATTGAATGTAATGATCGCTAGAGAAGGATTAATAAGAGAAATACAAGTAGTATTAAAAGCAAGCGATCGTGTATCTTATTATATTGAACGCAATCCTAATGCAACAGTAGAGCAACGAGCTCTAGGAGATATTTGGTTATCATTGAACTAG
- a CDS encoding IS110 family RNA-guided transposase, with product MAVSGLPFILDRGCGLDVHKDTVVATIKGSDFDTETKTFLTFTDDLYNLVEWLQAHSITQVAMESTGVYWRPVYAVLEDYFHILLVNARHIKNVPGQKTDKKDSEWITKLLLSGLLKGSFIPPQHIRELRELFRHRRKLIAMRTAEKNRLQNILESANIKLRSVVSDVFGVSAMEMVRAMAKGQLDPLLLASMAKGSLVKKHAELLKALTGKITDHHRFMLNLILQSIDHINLQIAQSEAQMEQYARIMHKELELLESIPGVSSRVALGIVSEIGTDMAQFATHQNLSSWAGVCPGNNESAGKKYSSKITRGNKYLKTTLVEAAWVASRSKANPLLAVKHHQIAARRGQKKATIAIAHKILIAAYHVLRDNEAYQLHPQDKKILENRRLKRIDRLQKQLSTLKNTSYK from the coding sequence ATGGCTGTCAGCGGATTACCCTTTATTCTTGACCGTGGTTGTGGACTGGATGTCCACAAAGACACAGTAGTTGCTACCATTAAAGGTAGTGATTTTGATACAGAGACAAAAACCTTCTTAACTTTTACGGATGACTTGTACAATTTAGTGGAATGGCTCCAGGCCCATTCCATTACACAGGTTGCCATGGAGAGCACTGGGGTTTACTGGCGACCGGTTTACGCGGTTCTGGAAGACTATTTTCACATCCTACTGGTCAATGCCCGGCATATCAAAAATGTTCCGGGACAGAAGACCGACAAGAAGGATAGCGAATGGATCACTAAACTGCTTCTTTCCGGTTTACTGAAGGGGAGCTTCATCCCACCACAACATATCCGGGAGCTCAGGGAACTTTTCCGACATAGACGTAAGCTTATCGCTATGCGGACCGCAGAAAAGAACCGGTTACAGAACATCCTTGAATCCGCCAACATCAAACTGAGGAGCGTAGTCAGCGACGTATTTGGGGTAAGCGCCATGGAAATGGTCCGGGCGATGGCCAAAGGTCAACTCGATCCTTTGCTATTGGCAAGCATGGCCAAGGGTTCGCTGGTCAAGAAACACGCAGAGCTACTTAAGGCACTTACTGGCAAGATCACGGATCATCACCGCTTCATGTTGAACCTAATACTGCAATCCATCGATCATATCAATCTACAAATAGCACAATCAGAGGCTCAGATGGAACAGTACGCAAGGATCATGCACAAGGAGCTGGAACTACTGGAATCTATCCCTGGAGTATCTTCCAGGGTGGCACTGGGAATCGTTTCAGAAATCGGTACGGACATGGCTCAATTTGCAACACATCAGAACCTTTCTTCATGGGCTGGGGTTTGCCCAGGCAACAATGAGAGTGCAGGAAAGAAGTACTCCTCGAAAATAACACGTGGAAACAAGTATCTCAAGACGACGCTCGTGGAGGCAGCATGGGTGGCCTCTAGATCCAAGGCAAATCCATTACTTGCGGTCAAGCATCATCAAATCGCTGCACGAAGAGGTCAGAAGAAGGCTACAATAGCCATCGCACATAAGATCTTGATTGCAGCATACCATGTCCTGAGGGACAATGAAGCCTATCAATTGCATCCACAGGATAAGAAAATACTTGAAAATAGACGACTTAAAAGAATTGACAGATTACAGAAACAATTGAGTACCCTTAAAAACACGTCTTACAAATAA
- a CDS encoding outer membrane beta-barrel protein, with product MKKTLQLTIILVLTVFAGLNMAQAQLPSTHAIGARFGSATGVTYRYSLNQQNAIEGILSVQSNSKYSRFRLVGLYEYHMPIANDFSWFWGFGGSVGSYAGKAYTDDKGNRYDKYSELALSVDGIAGVEYKIPSAPIALSLDIKPHFDFLQSSGFKIFDTFGFSVRYTF from the coding sequence ATGAAGAAAACATTACAATTAACAATCATTCTAGTTTTGACCGTTTTTGCGGGACTTAATATGGCTCAAGCACAATTGCCAAGTACACACGCTATTGGTGCTCGTTTCGGGTCGGCTACGGGTGTGACGTATCGTTATAGCTTAAATCAGCAAAATGCCATAGAAGGTATTTTGAGTGTTCAAAGTAATTCTAAATACAGTAGATTCCGTTTGGTAGGATTATATGAATATCACATGCCAATTGCCAATGATTTCTCATGGTTTTGGGGTTTTGGGGGTAGTGTTGGCTCTTACGCTGGTAAAGCATACACGGACGATAAAGGAAACCGATATGATAAATATTCGGAACTTGCATTAAGTGTTGATGGTATAGCAGGGGTGGAATACAAAATCCCATCTGCTCCAATTGCACTCTCACTAGATATTAAACCTCACTTTGACTTTTTACAAAGTTCTGGATTCAAAATTTTTGACACCTTCGGCTTTTCCGTTAGGTACACATTCTAA